In Fusobacteriaceae bacterium, a genomic segment contains:
- a CDS encoding LamB/YcsF family protein: MSIDLNSDLGESFGAWKMGMDEEVLPYITSANVACGWHGGDALIMEKTVTMAVKSGVAVGAHPSLPDLLGFGRRNMDVSEAEIKAYLKYQIGALAAFARSSGVRLQHVKPHGAMYNMAVSNEKLAIAVAEAIRETDPELILVGLSGSMLVLAGKAAGIRVKSEVFADRAYNEDGTLVARKLPGALITDKDAAVARVIRMVKEQTVRSITGKDIPITAETVCVHGDNPEAVAFARGLREALEAERIVISAFL; encoded by the coding sequence ATGAGTATCGATTTGAACAGCGACCTCGGAGAGAGCTTCGGGGCGTGGAAAATGGGTATGGACGAAGAGGTCCTGCCGTATATTACGTCGGCCAACGTGGCCTGCGGCTGGCACGGGGGCGACGCCCTCATTATGGAAAAAACCGTGACCATGGCGGTAAAAAGCGGCGTCGCCGTCGGCGCGCACCCCTCTTTACCGGATTTATTGGGTTTCGGGCGGCGGAACATGGACGTGTCGGAGGCCGAGATCAAGGCCTACCTCAAGTACCAGATCGGCGCGCTGGCCGCCTTTGCGCGGTCTTCCGGCGTTCGCCTGCAGCACGTGAAACCCCACGGCGCCATGTACAACATGGCCGTAAGCAATGAAAAACTGGCCATCGCTGTGGCCGAGGCCATCCGGGAGACAGATCCCGAGCTGATCCTCGTGGGGCTTTCGGGCAGTATGCTCGTTCTCGCCGGAAAGGCGGCGGGAATCCGGGTCAAGAGCGAAGTCTTCGCCGACCGGGCCTACAACGAGGACGGGACGCTGGTCGCAAGAAAACTGCCCGGGGCCCTGATTACCGACAAGGACGCCGCCGTGGCCCGGGTCATCCGCATGGTGAAGGAGCAGACCGTCCGCAGTATCACGGGAAAGGACATCCCGATCACGGCGGAAACGGTTTGTGTGCACGGGGACAATCCCGAGGCCGTAGCCTTCGCCAGAGGCCTGCGGGAGGCCCTCGAGGCGGAGCGTATTGTGATCAGCGCCTTTTTGTAA